A genomic region of Cannabis sativa cultivar Pink pepper isolate KNU-18-1 chromosome 1, ASM2916894v1, whole genome shotgun sequence contains the following coding sequences:
- the LOC115702150 gene encoding probable plastidic glucose transporter 2, which yields MWARQRETSSMYKRTTSRDYSDSLDVESRDYMNTMEEAKSALLQDDVGIETSNPSWKLSFPHVVVATISSFLFGYHLGVVNEPLESISVDLGFSGNTLAEGLVVSTCLGGAFIGSLFSGWIADGLGRRRAFQLCALPMIMGAAMSATSKTLAGMLLGRLFVGAGMGLGPPVAALYVTEVSPSFVRGTYGSLIQIATCLGIMGALFVGIPVKDVAGWWRVCFWLSTIPATILAIAMIFCAESPSWLYKQGRTAEAEVEFERLFGASHVNVAMTELAKLDRGDEAESVKISELLSGPHFRVVFIGSTLFALQQLSGINAVFYFSSAVFKKAGVSSSLANVFIGIVNLTGSVIATALMDKLGRKILLQWSFFGMSMAMAVQVAAATLASETGSLYLSVGGMLMFVFTFALGAGPVPGLLLSEIFPNRIRAKAMAFCMSVHWVINFFVGLLFLRLLEQLGPGLLYSIFATFCMMAVVFVKRNVVETKGKSLQEIEIALLPQD from the exons atgtggGCACGCCAACGTGAAACTTCCTCGATGTACAAGCGTACGACGTCGAGAGATTATTCTGATTCTCTTGATGTGGAATCAAGAGATTATATGAATACTATGGAGGAAGCTAAATCTG CTCTTTTACAGGACGATGTGGGTATAGAAACTTCAAATCCTTCATGGAAGCTTTCTTTTCCACATGTTGTGGTAGCAACCATATCTTCATTCTTATTTGGCTATCATCTTGG AGTAGTAAATGAACCACTTGAAAGCATCTCTGTTGACCTTGGTTTCAGTGGTAATACATTGGCAGAAG GTCTGGTGGTGAGTACATGTTTGGGCGGAGCCTTTATTGGATCTTTGTTCAGTGGTTGGATTGCTGATGGACTTGGACGTCGTAGAGCATTTCAGCTGTGTGCACTGCCTATGATTATGGGCGCTGCTATGAG CGCAACAAGCAAAACCCTTGCCGGCATGCTTTTAGGAAGGTTATTTGTTGGGGCTGGTATGGGTTTGGGACCTCCTGTTGCTGCTCTCTATGTAACTGAG GTTTCACCTTCTTTTGTAAGGGGCACTTATGGAAGCTTAATCCAAATTGCTACATGCCTTGGGATCATGGGGGCTCTTTTTGTTGGAATCCCTGTCAAAGATGTTGCTGGCTG GTGGCGCGTTTGTTTTTGGTTATCTACAATTCCAGCAACAATACTTGCTATTGCCATGATTTTCTGTGCGGAGAGTCCATCTTGGCTTTACAAG CAAGGAAGAACTGCTGAAGCGGAAGTTGAATTTGAGAGGCTTTTTGGAGCATCACATGTAAATGTAGCAATGACAGAGTTGGCCAAGTTGGACAGGGGAGATGAGGCAGAGTCTGTTAAGATTTCAGAATTGCTATCTGGTCCCCATTTTAGAG TTGTTTTTATTGGGTCAACCCTATTTGCTTTACAACAGCTATCTGGTATAAATGCTGTGTTTTATTTCTCTTCGGCTGTTTTTAAGAAGGCGGGAGTATCATCAAGCCTTGCAAACGTCTTCATAGGGATTGTGAACTTAACAG GATCAGTCATTGCAACAGCATTGATGGATAAGCTAGGAAGGAAAATTCTTCTTCAATGGAGCTTCTTTGGGATG TCAATGGCAATGGCAGTTCAAGTCGCGGCGGCAACTTTGGCGTCAGAGACTGGATCTTTGTACCTTTCTGTTGGTGGTATGCTCAT GTTTGTATTCACATTTGCTCTAGGCGCTGGTCCAGTTCCTGGTCTTCTCCTCTCAGAAATATTTCCAAACCGAATTCGAGCAAAAGCTATGGCCTTTTGTATGTCGGTGCATTGG GTGATAAATTTCTTTGTTGGACTGCTTTTCTTGCGATTGCTTGAGCAACTTGGGCCGGGACTCTTGTATTCAATCTTTGCTACCTTTTGCATGATGGCGGTTGTGTTTGTGAAAAGAAACGTGGTGGAAACCAAAGGAAAGTCACTTCAAGAGATTGAGATAGCGCTTCTTCCTCAGGATTAG
- the LOC115702151 gene encoding cyclin-dependent kinase F-1, which produces MDPSPPKSWSIHTRAEIIRKYEILERVGSGAYSDVYRARRLYDGLIVALKEVHDYQSAFREIETLQILQSCPNVVVLHEYFWREDEDAVLVLEFLKTDLFSVISEAKKRDDGGIGLGELKRWILQILSGVDACHRNMIVHRDLKPSNLLISDDGVLKLADFGQARILMDPEYVGESTLKEAGSMVQPNEVTPETGISYQERYRSQVQEHGTMMSKEEFLEVLDGIKAKDLDKETYIPDGDTSCLATCTTSDIGDDPFKGSGSYEAEDVGENTLGCLTSCVGTRWFRAPELLFGSTDYGLEVDLWSLGCIFAELFSLQPLFPGTSDIDQLSRIINVLGNLTEEVWPGCVKLPDFKIISFNKVENPIGLEACLPNRSPEEISIVKRLVCYDPASRATAMELLQDKYFSEEPPPAPLSELRVPLTRTGEDESANWGNFNGMDSESDEDFDSVNVNTTDSGFSIRFS; this is translated from the exons ATGGACCCTTCACCGCCCAAGAGCTGGAGCATCCATACCCGAGCAGAAATCATCAGAAAATACGAGATCCTTGAACGTGTTGGATCCGGAGCCTACTCCGACGTTTACCGAGCCCGTCGCCTCTACGACGGTCTCATAGTCGCGCTCAAGGAGGTCCACGATTACCAGTCCGCCTTCCGCGAGATCGAGACCCTCCAAATCCTGCAAAGTTGCCCCAACGTCGTCGTTTTGCACGAGTACTTCTGGAGAGAGGACGAGGACGCCGTGCTTGTCTTAGAGTTTCTGAAGACCGATTTGTTCTCTGTCATCAGTGAGGCCAAGAAAAGAGACGATGGTGGAATTGGTCTCGGCGAGCTAAAGAGGTGGATTCTGCAGATTCTGTCTGGAGTTGATGCGTGTCACAGGAATATGATCGTCCACCGTGACTTGAAGCCCAGCAATTTGTTGATCTCTGATGATGGAGTGCTCAAATTGGCCGATTTTGGGCAG GCTAGGATACTCATGGATCCTGAATACGTTGGTGAGAGCACACTAAAGGAGGCAGGTTCTATGGTTCAGCCAAATGAGGTAACCCCTGAAACAGGAATATCATATCAGGAACGTTATAGAAGTCAAGTGCAAGAGCATGGAACAATGATGAGCAAAGAAGAGTTTTTGGAAGTGTTGGATGGTATAAAAGCTAAAGATTTGGATAAGGAGACGTATATTCCTGATGGAGATACATCTTGTCTAGCCACTTGCACAACAAGCGACATTGGCGACGATCCTTTCAAGGGTTCAGGTTCTTATGAGGCAGAGGATGTTGGAGAGAACACTCTAGGTTGTCTCACTTCATGTGTTGGAACGCGCTGGTTCAGAGCTCCTGAGCTTCTCTTTGGATCCACAGACTATGGCTTAGAGGTTGATCTATGGTCGTTAGGGTGCATTTTTGCAGAGCTTTTCTCCTTGCAGCCACTTTTTCCAGGAACTTCTGATATTGATCAGCTGAGTAGAATCATAAATGTTTTGGGCAACTTAACTGAAGAAGTCTGGCCAGGGTGTGTGAAACTCCCTGATTTCAAGATAATTTCGTTCAACAAGGTAGAAAACCCCATTGGTTTAGAAGCCTGTCTTCCTAATCGATCGCCTGAGGAAATTTCTATTGTCAAAAGACTTGTTTGTTATGACCCTGCTAGTAGAGCTACAGCCATGGAGTTACTTCAAGACAAGTATTTCAGCGAAGAACCACCACCAGCTCCTTTATCCGAACTACGTGTTCCTTTGACCAGAACCGGAGAAGATGAGTCTGCTAACTGGGGTAATTTCAATGGAATGGATTCGGAGTCTGACGAGGACTTTGACTCTGTGAATGTTAACACCACAGATAGTGGTTTTTCTATTCGGTTCTCATGA